One window of Pseudomonas urmiensis genomic DNA carries:
- a CDS encoding FAD/FMN-containing dehydrogenase has product MKYAIALLFALLPVLAQALETGDKLAPWTLPDQHDQAYSLGPSTRILLVARDMDGAKLVKAALAEQPQGYLEARGAVFVADIQRMPAIISKLFAIPAMRDYSYRVLLDRDGQVASRYPGKEGQVLWLQLDNASLVAQQEYADANALKAALDQAKRP; this is encoded by the coding sequence ATGAAATACGCCATCGCACTGCTGTTCGCCCTGCTACCGGTCCTGGCCCAGGCCTTGGAGACCGGCGACAAGCTCGCCCCCTGGACGCTGCCCGATCAACACGATCAGGCCTATAGCCTCGGCCCCAGCACGCGCATTTTGCTGGTAGCGCGCGATATGGACGGTGCCAAGCTGGTCAAGGCGGCCCTGGCCGAGCAGCCCCAGGGCTACCTTGAAGCCCGGGGCGCGGTGTTCGTGGCCGACATTCAACGTATGCCGGCGATCATCAGCAAGCTGTTCGCCATCCCGGCCATGCGCGACTACAGCTACCGCGTGCTGCTCGACCGCGATGGCCAGGTGGCCAGCCGCTATCCAGGCAAAGAGGGCCAGGTACTGTGGTTGCAGCTGGACAACGCCAGCCTGGTGGCGCAACAGGAGTACGCAGACGCCAACGCACTGAAGGCCGCCCTAGATCAGGCCAAGCGACCTTGA